From the genome of Primulina huaijiensis isolate GDHJ02 chromosome 11, ASM1229523v2, whole genome shotgun sequence:
cgattttaataatttaagtttaaacttatatttatcaatttaaaaaGGTATTTGTCCATtgataatgaaatatatatgataGAGTAATATTTACTCAATAACTTTAGAAACATATAAGATTGGCACAAAAACTCGATCGACTTAtagattaattttgtgagacgaattaaaaaaaaaatattataatttaacataaaattattgttatttttttaaatatatatcggAAAGGATTGAACGTTTTTATCTCACAATCTACCAGagaatgttatttttattccatctttaatttttctttaCTCAAAAAATTATAAGACAAAACCACTAATTTTAGTCCTAATTAATTAGAACctttaattcattatttattgttagtGTTAATAGTTTGCATTTTACTATCATAAGAAGAGACGGCAAACATCCTCGAATAATTTGATCGAAAATGGAGAGCTTGGTCAAATCTTGGCAATTTCTGATCTTGGTCCTCGTACTGTGTCTTTCCAATGCGATCCCGTCTGGTGCATTTGCGTCTTCTTCCTCCACGATGCACACCAACAATTGGGCAGTTCTTGTCTGCACCTCGCGCTTCTGGTAATATTCCTTCTGATTGAGTTTCAGTTGTCGTGTTCACTTTTCTTTCAATGAAAAGTATGTTTCAGCTCATTTGAAGTCGTTGGATTGTGGAGAAGTTGATTAATTTAAAGAGCACCGGTACTCGATTGTCAGGGAGTTTGATTTTATTTCGAAACTTCAAGTGATAGCTAATCAATAAACGAAGCGTTAAAGTAGTGCGTCCAAGAGGAATCAAACTGATACTCCTGAATTTTGGTCTGTATGTATCCAGTATCCCCTTTTGAAGTTCAATGTGAATAcgttgatttgtttttgtttctttcttcAGGTTTAACTATCGGCACATGGCAAATACTCTATCCCTCTATAGGTAACTATTGGTTTGcttcttcattttcttcattgTTTGTCATCTGTCTTTCGTTCTAATATTTTATACTCAGATACCGTGTTTGGAaaaataaacacacacacacacatctcttaatttcggttgttttcTGACCTTGTATGTCACCTTCAGGACGGTCAAACGGTTAGGAATACCTGATGAAAGGATAATTCTCATGTTGGCTGACGATATGGCTTGCAATGCTCGAAACAAGTACCCTGCTCAGGTCTTCAATAACGAAAATCACCATCTCAATTTGTATGGAGATAATGTCGAGGTAGGTTTTGTTTTCTGTTGGATACCCTTCGGGCTTTGAATTTCATTCATAAATCTTTATTCTGTGATTTATATCTAATACTTTTGAGATGTAAAACTTGATTGCAACCAAGTGGTGTTTTGTGGTTCTGCCTTCAAATGGTTACAAGCTTGTACATTATATACATTTGATGTGAGTTCAAATATGTTTGCTTCATTCCACTGTATTCCACTAACCATCTAAAATACCTTGAAAAATTTATGATTGAGCCTttcatgatatatatttaagaaaagaACTGCTTCTCTTTCTTCTTGCTATTTGTGTATTACTGAATTGatgtaaaaaatttattaattaccCGAATCTCAACTTCCTCTACCAAGCACCAAAGTTCCATTAAAGGACTATCCTCTAAATTAATAGCCACGTGATTGTGTTGTCTAGTCATGGCTGTGAACTTTTTTGTTTGATCAAAATTTCCTTCTGTTTTGCTCATGAATGACTTGCCATTCTCAAATTTAGGTAGATTACCGAGGTTATGAAGTGACTGTTGAAAATTTTCTGAGAGTGTTGACGGGACGTCATGAAACAGCTATCCCAAGGTCAAAGCGACTTCTGAGTGATGAAGGTAGCCATATACTTCTTTACATGACTGGGCATGGTGGGGATGAGTTTCTCAAATTTCAGGACTCAGAGGAGCTTCAGAGCCATGACTTAGCTGATGCAGTGAGGCAAATGAAGGAAAAGCGTAGGTAAAGAGTTTGTATAGCTGGTTAATAATGTAAAAAGTACTTGTGGTTTCTTTGAGGGGTGTTGTAAGCATTTGATCCTACATTTTGTTGTCTCTCTTTCTTCCCTCCCCCTCTTCTTTGGACATGAACTTAAAGAAAACCAACCCAAAAAAGTTTCTAATGGTCGATACGAGATAACAACTGTGCCGTATTGTTTGTGTCCCAAAATTATCAGATTTAAGGAGCTGTTGATAATGGTAGATACTTGCCAAGCTGCCACTCTTTTTTCTCAGGTGATTATCTATTTTTCCCTTTCTTGTGTCAGTGATATACTTGCCATATGTTTTTAGCCGGTGCGTAGGTTGGAATAACTTTTCTTGCTTCACTTGATAATCAGTAAATGCATGGACTCAGCTAGCGATTGATCATAGCAAAAAGGAAATTTAGATTCtctttttagaattttttttaataaaagtgtTCTTCTCTTTGCTTAACTGGCAGGTGTGCCCGCTTTATCACGCTTTCAGTGTTTACAATATTTCGAAATCCCTCTTTCTCTCAAGGTGCAATAAGTATGAATTTTTCCTTACAGAACTGGTTGAGTATTAAGAAGTGCCCTTTTTTGTTTGGCAGCTTCAATCTCCTGGTGTTTTGGCTATTGGAAGTAGCAAGAAAGGAGAGAATTCATACTCACATCACCTGGACTCTGATGTAAATTTTACCTACCTATTATCTTCTTTGCTTATGAAGATCggtatattttattattaatctcTCAGTGTCAAGCCTCAAAATTTTTGTTGTATTCTTTTTCATTAGTTCTTGTGGTGCAGGTTGGTGTATCTGTTGTGGATAGATTCACATATTATTCTCTCGCTTTCTTTGAGAGGTTGAACATGTACGACAATGCCTCGTTGAGCAGGTAAAATTGAAAGAAAGCATATGCATGATAGCTGTTATAATACCGAGTCTGTCTTTTGATCTTTAGGCTATAATGTGATCCTTGACCAGAATTCTGGTAGCAACTCATTGTAGCTGCTTTTTTAACAGAACGACTAGATTCTTTGGCATCTTTGATGCTCTTGTTCTCAATAATATTGCACCAATAAGAAACCAAATCTTTATCCATTGTTCTCATTAATTTTGCTCTAAATGTTTCCTTTTACTTAACTTCAGAATTGTTGATTTGAGCCTTTGGATTTTCGCTTTTATTTTGCAGTCTTTTCAACTCTTACAATCCAAACTTATTGATGTCAACTGCATACTATCGAATGGATTTATACCAACGGCATCTGGCAGAGGTATATGGTATACAGAGCTGGATTTTTTCCCCTTGATCCTTCTTCAGTTTTGTTGGAGGATTCCTTTGTAGAGATAGAACTTGCGGTTTGCcccatatttatttctttatactgTACTGATGCTCCTCATGTGTGATATTGGTGACTTTTTGGTATTTACATTGTTGTAAAAGGGGAGATGGGTCCAGAAAGAAAGGTTAAGGAGATGACGACTGAATTTCACATAAAATCAGATTATGCATTGCTCATAATTGACCTTCTCACTGGGTTTAGGTACCTGTGACCAACTTCTTTGGGTCTGTCATGGAAACAATCCATACTGATTCAGCTTATCGAGCCTTCTCTGGCAGAAACTCAAACAAAGCTAGAATTGAGATGCATCGGAATCCATCAGGCAGGGATGAAGGAAGAACACTAGAAACTTCAGAATTTCCACAAGAAGTAGCTGGGCCTAACATAGTGAGCACTCTATATTCTTTCAGATAGAGGCCAGGCCATGTTTTAATTTACTGTTGGCCAACCAGTTTCCTTGAAAGTCGAAGTGACAAGGATGATTTCATTCTGCAGGATAAACACGCAAGTTGTCCGCTTACACACACTTGGAATACTGTTCTTGGCACGATGTACAACTTGCAGCAAATAGATAGTTTTGTCAACTATGGTTTGATGTTTCTGCTTCCACTGGTGGGCTTCTCCTCTTGGATTTCACGTTGAAGGTTAGGAGTCATTTCTCGATTGCTCCTCTTCCTACATTTATCTGTTTGTACCACATTGCCTTGCTTTCTATTTTCTAAATCCCATGTATATTCTTCTCTGATGCCTTCTCTATTCGTATAGTTTTGTTGTCATTGCAATTTTAATGAGTTGAGGTTGAAGTTAGCTGAGTGGGATTCTGGGTACTTCGTTCCGGTGGCATCTTCTTGCCCCTTGAAAAGCTTTATAGTGACCTTTTGATTCCCAAAGTGGTATTTGTTCATGTGCAGTTAGTGTCACATCCGGCTGCTTATCATGCATTTTTTCATCTCTGTTTTCTGAAACAAATAGGAAATTTCGGATGGTGTGGATTTATTTGTTATCGTAGTGCTCCAATTATTCTTGAATTGTATGGCCCTTTTACGGCGCTGGAATATTTCTAATTTTGCCACAGACTTCCTCACTTTAATGGTGGTCATTcgatttttcaggtgtaaagtAGAAACTCCCAAACGATGAAGGGAGGTTAAAGAGAACTGTTCAGAAGAAATATGGATTAGAGAAAGGATTAGGTTAAAGTTGGATTTGACCAATATATCctagtttttatatatttcaagGTTACGATATTATTTGCCTCTTCCAcaacccccaaaaaaaaaaaaaaagaatactgAGACGTTATTTTAATTCTGTTTATTGTTGCATAGACTCCATTTTGTGTAAATTTTATACATACAATGAAGTGTGAATGACATTGAACAAAAATTCGATTGCTCCGTTCGATCAATTTGTGTCCATTCTGCAAAAAATATACTTGGATTCATCAATTGCCAAAGTAGTACgaaaagaaatcaatttttaaaaaagttaaaataaatcaatttaGTATCCTCAACGTTGTTCTAAAAATTACCACCAAAACAATTATATTACTGCAGCAATTTTGCTGACAAAGTCGTGAAACGATGGACAAATTATGTgtgtataaaataataaatattatgcaTATGATCATGATCTGGagtaaaattttgttataatttttaattattatttgaataatgataataaaattagattaaatttgtaatttatatAGATAATATGTAAATTTTCAAGATGGATTAAATATTATAGTAatgaataaattattcaattaaaatattatgtgttttgattaaaaaaatccaatttataaaaaaatttaaatcaattataCATGTATTATAATACGATGATACCTAATACAATAATATATTAGTGACTTGTTGGGCACCATTGAGATCTAAAATGGGGGAGAGAGCAACTAACTATTCAACCAAAATAAACAAAGAATCCGGGAACGATTTCCAGTCTTTTCAGAAGAAGATCACAGTGTAGCTCCTCGGCAAATTACTTTCGGGTGATTTTAATTTCTATCTACTATTGCCCAAATTTGTTCGTTGAAATCATATTTAGTCTCCATCTAAACCCTTCCGTTTGAATCAACAAGTGCAGATAAATTCCAGTTTATGGCCGCCGTTTCAGTTCATCAGTTCGCTCAGTGCATTACTTGTCATGTTTGGAGCCCGGATGAATCCAGTACTTCCCATCTCAATTTCACGATTTCCTTTAGCTTACATGATGCGTGCTTGTGGGTTTCTGTTTGTAATTGGATTTTTTTAGTAGTTGAATTGGTAATGATGTGTTTCCTCTGCAATTATAGCGGTGGCGTTCTGTCCTAATAATAACGAAGTGCACATTTATAAGTTGTTGGAAGAGAAGTGGGAGAAAATCCATGTTCTTCAGAAGGTAAAACTTACGGTGgccttatatttatttatttgtccaGATTACTTTATGTTTTCTTTCATTAGAAAGACTTCAACTTTGATGCTTTAGCTGCTGAggttttgcattattttaaaatttttgtttggcTAGATGGAGTTTTTTTTGGGTGTTTGGCCTGATGGAATTTTAAAGAAGCTGTTTCAGTATTATATGAAACCTTCTTGGCGCATCAGTTACTGCACATTGCATCTCACTGTTTTTTGAACTTTCTGTCGCAGCATGACCAAATTGTTTCTGGAATAGATTGGAGCAGAAGCTCGAACAGAATAGTCACTGTTTCACATGATAGGAATTCGTAAGTGGCCATATTTGAAAATCTGTTCTTCTGTCAATATTTCTCAAGCATCTGTTTTTTGTTGTTTCACTTGATTGAAATTTGTAAAAGACGGCAACTTTAAGTGAAGGAAAAACGTGAACCTGCTTGTGTCGATCACAGCAACTGAATTTACATGCTTCAGTCCTCACTTCGAACACACTTTAGATGCTCTAATCTATGCTACTTCTTGTTGCTGCAATCGAATTTCATTGTAACAGACCAcattaaactttctttttagATATGTTTGGTCCCAGGAAATGACACAGTGGGTGCCAACCCTTGTTATCCTTAGGCTAAATCGCGCTGCACTTTGTGTACATTGGAGTCCAAAAGGTATGGATGTCTATTATAAATTCTTTCAATGTTTATACTattttatgatttcaatttATGCCTTTTTTCTTTTCTGAGTGATAACAGTACCCTCACTAATTTATAGCCATTTTTAGCAAATATTGAGTAACGTGATGGTATACTTGTTGTAATTTGTAGAAACTGGCACTATAGGGCATACACTGACTATGGTGAATGACTTTTAAATATATGTATGCTAAAATTTTATCGAGTATGAGAGGTTTTTTTAAAGTTAGTAGGAAATGGAATTGCTGAGTTTTTGGTCCTCTgttatttattgaaaattttgagtaaTTGTTCTACAATCATCCAAATAATAAGGTTTTGATGATATTATAGTGTGTGGTAGTCGAGTTCCTCTGTATGTTTCATTTGATTTAGGTCAGACTCGCCATTTTTTATCAAGGTCTGATTCAGTCATCTAATGGTTTCGCTCTCTCTTACAGAAAATAAGTTTGCTGTTGGAAGTGGGGCAAAAACTGTTTGTATATGCTATTACGAGCAAGAAAACAATTGGTACGATTATTCAGTTGTCACATATTATCAATCGAGTAGCATTGCATTCTTATGTTTCAACCTCAGCTTGCTTTCTATTTTGCTCTTTTGATATGATTATCAGTATATTTTGTGTTCCAGCAGCCTGTTAATTAATGGTACTAGCCATTAGCAACACAAATTCATGTTCCCTGCCTGTATGCAACCATCAATGTGGAATAATGTTCATATTTCAGTTCTTTGTTATGAAATATATCTCTTCAGAGCTCTAAAGAATGTTAGATAATAAATTCCTACagaatttttttacataatgcACAATCAAGTTAAAATACAACCCGATACTACGTGACTTTATGTAATTGGTTCTTTCTTTGAGCATGCTTATCTTGAGAGATTATGTTATTGAGGCAACTGGAAGAAGGGACGTGGTTACATAATCGTGCTATTTTATGTTGAAATTCATTAGATGTTGATTTCAAGCAAGCATCTAAGCGACGATGTGAAAGCAAAACTAATGCTGGATTCAAACCTATAATGTTTAGAAGTACTCTTTTCTCTTTGCTGTTGTAGACTGTTTGTTCTTgaaaaaaatcatgatcaggATTGAACtgaataaatcatgcaaattgCAACCAATCAGTATGGAGTTAAAATGGCTGGCTAATTAGGTGAGACTGGTGAAGTGAGAACTATATAATTTATACATGGGAAAATGCATTGTTTCTAAGTTTTATTTGGAGACTAGACAAGAGGATGGGGATTGGAGGCAGAAAAGAAACACTTTCATGTCTGGACATTGAGCCTCTTCAGTCAACTGAGCAAACACCATGTCGGGAATGCTGTATACGGCTTGTTTATTCAGAGTTATGCTTAGTAATTACGTATCGAAAATCGAATTCTTCATTGTTGAAGGTGTTGTTTCTAGTTAGATGGCTGAATTTCTGTGGCATCAAAATTTGTTTCTCTGAGAAGATGTTTTTTTCTCTAACTATTTTCCTTTTGATTGATTGGGTTTTACAAGGTTCCCTTTATGTTTTAGGAATCTCACTGTCTTTCTGCATGTGTAAAAATTAGTATCTTGATGCTTATGTCGATCTATCTTTGTTATTCCCAGGTGGGTAAGTAAGGTTATTAGAAAGCGACATGAATCTTCTGTCACAAGTGTTGCTTGGCACCCAAATAATGTGAGTTCTTGTGAGCTATCATCTGCACTTACATACCTAAGTGGCTAGTTCTCAGTGGATAATTGCATGCAGTTTCAAATACACATTCTCACTCTCCCTTCTCATTGTTTTTAACGGAAAAATGCATGTGCCATCTTCTTGTCTTTGCACTTGGCTTTGAATGGCATGGTACACACTTGAATGTAAACTCGATTGATTCGGAATATCCACTAAATTATAATAAGGACTATGTTTAAATCTGATATTTAGTGCAAAAAATAGTGTAGATAATAGTTTTCTATCTTAAGTTTTGAAGGAAAATGTGAAGTAAGTGTTCTTATCAATTTCatcttgaatattttaatatttatgtctGATGAATTTCTGACGTAAACAAGTGTATCCGTAAGTGTTTGAATGACTATATGCTAtgttcaaaagaaaaatgtgatgAAAATTACTCTTCAATGTTTTCCATTTTCTCTGTCTTTACTAAAATTCAAATATCCATGATTCCTCATGTAGCCATAGTTCTCATGTAGGACCTTTGTTCAAGATATAAAGTTCCCATTTACCACCAATTTTTTAAACCACTGAACAGATGTATTAACACTTGGGATACTCTTGCTAATTAAATTGCAAAACTCAAgcttatttatttagtttagttGTTATCCAACCACTGTGGCAAAATGGTTTGAGAGCACAAATTGCAAACAGGGCCAAATGCCAATAATTTGTGTGTTCATAAATTCACAGTCCTATTGCACTAGTTGATGCATTTGAGtttatttgttttcataatatataaagtaatatTAATAGCGAATCATTGCTCTGCACCGTCACCCTCACTATCTGCTCCACTCCCTGATTGAATCCATCAGCCGCCAGTTCATGTATCAATTTCACATATAGATACACAATTCGTATGATAGATTTTACTCCTTGAGTTAAATACATTGATTGAACTTCTTCCTCTTACCTTCTGTTGTAATAATCTTTTTAGACATTACTGGCAACAACATCAACAGATGGAAAATGTCGAGTATTCTCTACTTTCATCAAAGGTGTGGACACAAGGTACGTTTCCATGAAGTTACTGGGAGTTTTCTTGCTCTCATAATCAAACATTTTCCCCGGATCTCTGAGAGTCTCCCATGCTTACTGGTTTGCCATTAACCAGGGACTCTTCAGGTTCTTCTTCAGATTCAAAATTCGGAGAGGTATGAGTTTATGCTTATTTCCTCTTGTGTTAAAAAAGAGCCTGTTGGTCCATTATGtgtgataaaatatataaatttaagatTCGAGTGGAAAATAATGGCACTAGAGTCCTGGTAAATATCATGCATGACTAGAAATGTCAGTACTAATAACAGGAGTTGGTAAATGTGTTGTGttagtaaaatatatttatgcaaTTTAAGGAATACACCAATTATCcttgattttgttttctttttttaattgacACCCTTGATCGCATTTGGGAAGTAAGTTACATTACTTAAGAATTGGAAGAATCACAAATTTGTGAAGCACCTGAAACCTAATAAAATATTCAGagaaattgaataaatatttgaacAACGGCTAGAAAAGCATGTCTATTGATTCATAATATTTATGTTAATGTTTCATTAGAAACAATATTGTTTTAGAAACAATATCGTTTTTTAATAAGAGATACGTGTCCTGTAAGTTTCATTTGGCATCACCGTCCTTCTGTTTGTATGGAATACTTGATCTCCGGttaattttcttttactttCTTTGCTTGAGGCAGCAAATCATGCAGCTTGATCTTTCATTTAGTTGGGCTTTCGGTATGAAGTGGTCTCCAAGTGGCAATACCTTAGCCTATGTAGGTAAGAAATTCATCACTTAGCTTCACTGTCAGAATGATTTTTGCTTGTGCTCAAGATATCCAAATGCAGTTGGTATCTGCCCGAAATTGAATTGGCTTGTGATGTGTTTATTTCTTAATTGGTGGCATAGCCTTAGTTATATGTGATTCATATAGAAATAATTGTGCTCCTGCAattcttgtatatttatttttcctcatccaaatttttaatattatttagttAAGCATGGAGTAATGAGCAAATATTTACACATTTAACTGGGATAAAACCTCAGGTCACAATTCAATGATCTACTTTGTCGATGAAGTTGGCCCTTCTCCATCAGCTCAAAGTGTGGCATTCCATGATTTGCCTCTTCGTGATGTGGGTCAGCATCCATTCTCTGTAATTTTCTTAGTTTATTCTGTTCTCTTTTATGACAAGGATATTGATGAGTGATTGATGCATATGATTTAGGTTTTATTCATTTCCGAGAGAATTGTTATCGGTGTGGGATTTGATTGTAATCCTATGGTATTCGCAGCAGATGAAAGGGGATTATGGTGAGTTAACATCTGGAATAAACTATTTGTGTTTTCTGGTTGGGTATTTGTCATATCATTTGGTTTCCATCTTACTTTTGATATGTGCATACACGTTATAGAAAAGTTGAAGATTACATTCTTCATTGCAAGTGTTTTTTTCTTCTCTATAAAATTatatctgtatttttttttatcttctttAGGAGTTTCTTGAGGTATCTCGATGAGAGGAAGACATCTTCTTCAAGTGGAAAATATGGATCACAGGTACACATTTTTATCTTTAATCCCTCTGAAAACAAATGCAAAACCCTTGTTTTGATTACTGACTATTCAGAAAATCTAGTCCAAAAATGTACCGGAGGGTTGCATCCTGTCTAACTAAAAGCATAAGTTATTTGTCATTTTACTTGTAATAATGATGCATAATGTCATTTTTTTCAAGAAGCAAGTCTTGTGTATACTGTATAGTTTTCTGAAATACAGGTTTCAGCTTCCCATCCTTTCCATTTGTGTCTGTATTCATTGGTGTTTTTGAACACTTTTTCTCGTTTAGTTTGTTGTCGGCAATTTTCATCATTATTTGTCTTTCATGTTCTTTTTACCCAGTTATCAGGAAAATTCGGAAAATTTTATGGCCAATCAAAATATGGAAGCAGCAGCGACACCATCGAACCTTCAAGAGCACACGGGGCTGCTCATGAAAACTGTATCAAGTACAGTCATGCTAACTCCCTCATTTtgaactttatttt
Proteins encoded in this window:
- the LOC140988884 gene encoding actin-related protein 2/3 complex subunit 1A-like, translated to MAAVSVHQFAQCITCHVWSPDESTVAFCPNNNEVHIYKLLEEKWEKIHVLQKHDQIVSGIDWSRSSNRIVTVSHDRNSYVWSQEMTQWVPTLVILRLNRAALCVHWSPKENKFAVGSGAKTVCICYYEQENNWWVSKVIRKRHESSVTSVAWHPNNTLLATTSTDGKCRVFSTFIKGVDTRDSSGSSSDSKFGEQIMQLDLSFSWAFGMKWSPSGNTLAYVGHNSMIYFVDEVGPSPSAQSVAFHDLPLRDVLFISERIVIGVGFDCNPMVFAADERGLWSFLRYLDERKTSSSSGKYGSQLSGKFGKFYGQSKYGSSSDTIEPSRAHGAAHENCINCIVPLKKAGDTVVTRFSTSGLDGKVVIWDLETQQDLLEYF
- the LOC140987107 gene encoding uncharacterized protein; the protein is MESLVKSWQFLILVLVLCLSNAIPSGAFASSSSTMHTNNWAVLVCTSRFWFNYRHMANTLSLYRTVKRLGIPDERIILMLADDMACNARNKYPAQVFNNENHHLNLYGDNVEVDYRGYEVTVENFLRVLTGRHETAIPRSKRLLSDEGSHILLYMTGHGGDEFLKFQDSEELQSHDLADAVRQMKEKRRFKELLIMVDTCQAATLFSQLQSPGVLAIGSSKKGENSYSHHLDSDVGVSVVDRFTYYSLAFFERLNMYDNASLSSLFNSYNPNLLMSTAYYRMDLYQRHLAEVPVTNFFGSVMETIHTDSAYRAFSGRNSNKARIEMHRNPSGRDEGRTLETSEFPQEVAGPNIDKHASCPLTHTWNTVLGTMYNLQQIDSFVNYGLMFLLPLVGFSSWISR